Proteins found in one Hypericibacter terrae genomic segment:
- a CDS encoding substrate-binding periplasmic protein, with product MTAEFQKFTRRTFLATTAAVMATGMLAKSAFADTLDEIKKRNKLIVGTGVMGLRPWLFKNEDGTYGGMEWDMLQYIIKKLGVAEVELVSVEWETLIPGLKAARWDIIFSGMTVTEERRQGAGIEFTRPYYFESDRIVVKQDSPFQKPEDLAGKTLAAPLGTVEEIQAKTLVEKGIGKDIKTFNDPAGCFLALHSGQVDAVIMDNTSYGGQLAVTPDLRTIGGVYSLAADAKWQDAQAKAPYKYGGDGAGVRKEDTALLKALNDALDAMDADGTRKAILTKYGVWDESLSKEAMMTK from the coding sequence ATGACTGCCGAATTCCAGAAATTCACCCGCCGGACCTTCCTCGCGACCACCGCCGCCGTCATGGCAACGGGGATGCTCGCCAAGTCCGCCTTCGCCGACACGCTCGACGAGATCAAGAAGCGCAACAAGCTGATTGTCGGCACCGGCGTCATGGGATTGCGGCCCTGGCTCTTCAAGAACGAGGACGGCACCTATGGGGGCATGGAATGGGACATGCTGCAATACATCATCAAGAAGCTCGGCGTCGCCGAGGTCGAACTGGTCTCGGTCGAATGGGAGACGCTGATCCCGGGCCTCAAGGCCGCGCGCTGGGACATCATCTTCTCGGGCATGACCGTGACCGAGGAACGCCGCCAGGGTGCGGGCATCGAGTTTACCCGCCCCTATTATTTCGAGAGCGACCGGATCGTGGTGAAGCAGGATTCGCCGTTCCAGAAGCCCGAGGATCTGGCCGGCAAGACGCTGGCCGCGCCGCTCGGCACCGTCGAGGAGATTCAGGCCAAGACCCTGGTCGAGAAGGGCATCGGCAAGGACATCAAGACCTTCAACGATCCCGCCGGCTGCTTCCTGGCCCTGCATAGCGGTCAGGTCGATGCGGTGATCATGGACAATACCAGCTATGGCGGCCAGCTCGCGGTGACGCCCGACCTGCGCACCATCGGCGGCGTCTATAGTCTGGCGGCGGATGCCAAGTGGCAGGACGCCCAGGCCAAGGCGCCCTACAAATATGGCGGCGACGGCGCCGGCGTGCGCAAGGAAGACACCGCCCTCCTCAAGGCGCTCAACGACGCGCTCGACGCCATGGATGCGGACGGGACCCGCAAGGCGATCCTGACCAAATATGGCGTCTGGGACGAATCGCTCTCCAAGGAAGCGATGATGACGAAATAA
- a CDS encoding aspartate aminotransferase family protein, protein MSATGLASRSSNQNLTSALREAEDRYIQANPRSAAIHGASQAAMPGGNTRTTLHYSPFPVCIRSAEGSRVTDVDGHSYVDFINEYTAGVLGHSDPAVKAALTQAIADGLTLGGPSIYEHELAAIISSRFRSMERLRFCNSGTEANLLALATARHVTGRPAVLVFDGAYHGSMLYFSHGASPLNMPIPFFSTPYNDAAAAVKAIERHAHELAAVIVEPLQGGAGAIPGDPAFMAALRDTTRKHGIVFIMDEVMTSRLSPSGVQGRLGIKPDMTTLGKYVGGGMTIGAFGGRADIMERFNPTAPNALPHGGTFNNNVLAMAAGHAAFTKVLTPEAIDRMNARGDELRQRINGLAAARGLAVQATGLGSIFGIHFHRGPIRNGHDLDEGERGREREISDLKTLFQLDMMAQGHYINRRILGNLSLQTSAADLTAFLAALEEFLDNRAALIRATVP, encoded by the coding sequence ATGTCGGCCACGGGCCTCGCCTCTCGCAGCAGCAATCAGAACCTGACCTCCGCTCTCCGCGAGGCCGAAGACCGGTATATCCAGGCCAACCCCAGAAGCGCCGCGATCCATGGCGCGAGCCAGGCGGCGATGCCGGGCGGCAACACCCGCACCACGCTGCACTACTCGCCCTTTCCGGTCTGCATCCGCTCGGCCGAAGGCTCGCGGGTGACGGACGTCGACGGCCACAGCTATGTCGACTTCATCAACGAATATACCGCGGGCGTGCTCGGCCATTCCGATCCCGCGGTCAAGGCGGCCCTGACCCAGGCCATCGCCGACGGCCTCACGCTCGGCGGCCCCAGCATCTATGAGCATGAGCTGGCCGCGATCATCTCCTCGCGCTTCCGCTCGATGGAGCGCCTGCGCTTCTGCAACTCCGGCACCGAGGCCAATCTCCTGGCGCTGGCGACGGCTCGCCATGTGACGGGGCGGCCGGCCGTGCTGGTGTTCGACGGCGCCTATCACGGCAGCATGCTCTATTTCAGCCATGGCGCCTCGCCGCTCAACATGCCGATCCCGTTCTTCTCGACGCCCTATAACGACGCGGCGGCGGCGGTGAAGGCGATCGAGCGTCACGCGCATGAGCTGGCGGCCGTGATCGTCGAGCCGCTGCAGGGCGGGGCCGGGGCCATTCCCGGCGACCCGGCCTTCATGGCGGCCTTGCGCGACACGACGAGAAAGCACGGCATCGTCTTCATCATGGACGAGGTCATGACCTCGCGGCTCTCCCCCTCCGGCGTCCAGGGCCGGCTGGGGATCAAGCCCGACATGACCACGCTCGGCAAATATGTCGGCGGCGGCATGACCATCGGCGCCTTCGGCGGGCGCGCCGACATCATGGAGCGCTTCAACCCGACAGCGCCGAACGCGCTGCCGCATGGCGGCACCTTCAACAACAATGTGCTGGCCATGGCCGCGGGCCATGCCGCCTTCACCAAGGTTCTGACGCCCGAGGCCATCGATCGGATGAACGCGCGAGGCGACGAGCTGCGCCAGCGGATCAACGGCCTTGCCGCGGCGCGCGGGCTCGCCGTCCAGGCCACCGGCCTCGGCTCGATCTTCGGCATCCATTTTCACCGCGGCCCTATCCGCAACGGCCACGATCTCGACGAGGGCGAGCGCGGCCGCGAGCGCGAGATCAGCGATCTGAAGACGCTGTTCCAGCTCGACATGATGGCGCAGGGCCATTACATCAACCGGCGCATCCTCGGCAATCTGTCGCTGCAGACCAGCGCCGCCGATCTGACCGCGTTCCTCGCGGCGCTCGAGGAGTTCCTCGACAATCGCGCCGCGCTGATCCGGGCCACCGTCCCGTGA
- a CDS encoding SDR family NAD(P)-dependent oxidoreductase: MLEGRVVIVTGAARGIGQAYAQRFAAMGAKIVATDVSPCDETLAAIKGAGGDGIALKVDVVDMASVSAMAEKTVATYGRIDGLVNNAALYGALRGGKFDAIEESQWDAAMAVNVKGIWNCCKAAVGPMRKAGGGSIVNIASLAATYGMPYALHYTTSKAAVIGLTRGLARELGRDNIRVNSVAPSAVITEGTREFFGAKHDKALETVRDNQSIKRTLDPSDLVGTVAWLLSDMSGFVTGQTISVDGGTVFS; encoded by the coding sequence ATGCTTGAAGGACGTGTTGTCATCGTCACCGGTGCCGCCCGCGGCATCGGCCAGGCCTATGCGCAGCGTTTCGCCGCCATGGGCGCGAAGATCGTCGCCACCGACGTCAGCCCCTGCGACGAGACCCTGGCCGCGATCAAGGGCGCAGGCGGCGACGGCATCGCGCTCAAGGTCGACGTGGTCGATATGGCCTCGGTGAGCGCCATGGCCGAGAAGACGGTCGCGACCTATGGCAGGATCGACGGGCTGGTGAACAACGCGGCGCTCTATGGCGCCCTGCGCGGCGGCAAGTTCGACGCGATCGAGGAGAGCCAGTGGGATGCCGCCATGGCGGTGAACGTCAAGGGCATATGGAACTGCTGCAAGGCGGCGGTGGGGCCGATGCGCAAGGCCGGCGGCGGCAGCATCGTCAATATCGCGTCGCTCGCGGCCACCTACGGCATGCCCTACGCGCTCCATTACACGACTTCGAAGGCGGCCGTCATCGGTCTGACGCGGGGCCTCGCGCGCGAGCTCGGCCGCGACAATATCCGCGTCAACAGCGTGGCGCCGTCGGCGGTGATCACCGAGGGCACGCGCGAGTTCTTCGGCGCCAAGCATGACAAGGCGCTCGAGACCGTGCGCGACAATCAGAGCATCAAGCGCACGCTCGATCCCAGCGATCTGGTCGGCACCGTCGCCTGGCTGCTCTCCGACATGAGCGGGTTCGTGACCGGCCAGACCATCTCGGTCGATGGCGGCACGGTCTTCAGTTGA
- a CDS encoding amino acid ABC transporter permease: MIYFITEFVPKYLPFLLSGALVTLELTFCSMILGIAIGVISAIGAIAGGKVFKFVVRVYVNICRGVPLIVILLFVYFTLPEVGIRLPAFWAGVVGLSFNLGAYLSEVFRAAILAIDTGQMQAGLALGMKRTQIYRKVILPQAAVIALPTVGGYFISLLKDCALVSFISVEELLRHGNYIISATFRSMDTYMLVGLIYYIMSLGAARTITWLEVKLRPAYLRV; this comes from the coding sequence GTGATCTATTTCATCACCGAGTTCGTTCCGAAATACCTGCCCTTCCTGCTCAGCGGCGCGCTGGTCACGCTCGAGCTCACCTTCTGCTCCATGATCCTCGGCATCGCTATCGGCGTGATCTCGGCCATCGGCGCCATCGCCGGCGGCAAGGTCTTCAAGTTCGTCGTGCGGGTCTATGTCAATATCTGCCGCGGCGTGCCGCTGATCGTGATCCTGCTGTTCGTCTATTTCACCCTGCCCGAGGTCGGCATTCGCCTACCCGCCTTCTGGGCCGGCGTGGTCGGCCTGAGCTTCAATCTCGGCGCCTATTTGAGCGAGGTCTTCCGCGCCGCGATCCTGGCGATCGACACCGGCCAGATGCAGGCGGGCCTGGCGCTCGGTATGAAGCGTACGCAGATCTATCGCAAGGTGATCCTGCCGCAGGCAGCCGTGATCGCCCTGCCGACGGTCGGCGGCTATTTCATCTCGCTCCTGAAGGACTGCGCGCTGGTGTCCTTCATCTCGGTCGAGGAGTTGCTGCGCCACGGCAACTACATCATCTCGGCCACCTTCCGCAGCATGGACACCTACATGCTGGTGGGACTGATCTATTACATCATGAGTCTGGGTGCCGCCCGCACCATCACCTGGCTCGAGGTCAAGCTGCGGCCGGCCTATCTGCGGGTCTGA
- a CDS encoding RidA family protein produces MFKRIPNQLIGGFSDAVVVDMGDYSTIYISGMIGHDASGKITAKDFEGETRQCWDNIARGLERAGAGLKDVVRITAYLTDLNDYAVYAKARRTLFEGNPPASATVQVAGLLLNARLEVDAIAIVKNARAKS; encoded by the coding sequence ATGTTCAAGCGCATACCCAACCAGCTGATCGGCGGCTTCAGCGACGCCGTCGTCGTCGATATGGGCGATTACTCGACCATCTATATCTCCGGCATGATCGGCCATGACGCCAGTGGCAAGATCACGGCCAAGGATTTCGAGGGCGAGACCAGGCAATGCTGGGACAATATCGCCCGCGGGCTCGAGCGCGCCGGCGCCGGCCTCAAGGATGTCGTCCGCATCACCGCCTATCTGACCGACCTCAACGATTACGCCGTCTATGCCAAGGCCAGGCGCACGCTGTTCGAGGGCAATCCGCCCGCGAGCGCCACGGTGCAGGTCGCGGGCCTGCTGCTCAATGCGCGCCTCGAGGTCGATGCCATCGCGATCGTGAAGAACGCCCGCGCCAAGAGCTGA
- a CDS encoding aspartate aminotransferase family protein produces MALNSIEETYRSRTPKSAALLQRASQSLPGGLTRNFGYFRPYPVVQQRGSGPYLWDVDGNRYVDLNYNGLSLIHGHAYKPIAQALAKATEDGWAWLGTNLPQIEFAETLCKRIAIFDKVLFTNSGTEASMLAVKMARGFTKRQLILKAHGGYHGTYSDLEAGLHGQGEIAGHTLLAEFNNAADFERVLAQHGSKIAAVVLEPVMYTGVVMPALPGFLNQVQAAARKAGALFVLDDCLMLRLAVGGSAEKFGLEPDITFLGKFVGGGMPVGAVGARREIMDLADPAKADGIYHGGSFNGNVLASVAGRIAVEHLTAERIARMDAQADRIRQALEAKAKAVGLSLYVLCEGSVMGLYFSATKPKPGSELPNPDLSGRYHLACLNRGVQMGPGGMVSMSTAMTDESTAEAIAGMCAALEDVRP; encoded by the coding sequence ATGGCGCTCAACAGCATCGAAGAGACCTATCGCAGCCGCACGCCAAAATCGGCCGCCCTTCTGCAGCGCGCCAGCCAGTCGCTGCCGGGCGGCCTCACGCGGAATTTCGGCTATTTCCGGCCCTATCCCGTCGTGCAGCAGCGCGGCAGCGGGCCCTATCTCTGGGATGTCGACGGCAATCGCTATGTCGACCTGAACTATAACGGCCTGAGCCTGATCCATGGCCATGCCTACAAGCCGATCGCGCAGGCGCTGGCCAAGGCGACCGAGGATGGCTGGGCCTGGCTCGGCACCAACCTGCCGCAGATCGAGTTCGCCGAGACCTTATGCAAGCGCATCGCGATCTTCGACAAGGTGCTGTTCACGAACTCGGGCACCGAGGCCAGCATGCTGGCGGTCAAGATGGCGCGCGGCTTCACCAAGCGGCAACTGATCCTCAAGGCGCATGGCGGCTATCACGGGACCTATAGCGACCTCGAGGCGGGGCTGCACGGGCAGGGCGAGATCGCCGGCCATACGCTGCTGGCCGAGTTCAACAACGCGGCCGATTTCGAGCGGGTGCTGGCCCAGCATGGCTCGAAGATCGCGGCGGTGGTGCTGGAGCCGGTCATGTATACCGGCGTGGTGATGCCGGCTTTGCCGGGTTTCCTCAACCAGGTGCAGGCGGCGGCCCGCAAGGCGGGCGCGCTCTTCGTGCTCGACGATTGCCTGATGCTGCGCCTCGCGGTCGGCGGCTCGGCCGAGAAGTTCGGGCTCGAGCCCGACATCACCTTCCTCGGCAAGTTCGTCGGCGGCGGCATGCCGGTCGGCGCCGTCGGCGCGCGGCGCGAGATCATGGACCTGGCCGATCCCGCCAAGGCCGACGGGATCTATCACGGCGGCTCCTTCAACGGGAATGTGCTGGCGAGCGTTGCCGGCCGGATCGCCGTCGAGCATCTGACGGCCGAGCGCATCGCGCGCATGGATGCGCAGGCCGATCGCATCAGGCAGGCGCTGGAGGCCAAGGCCAAGGCGGTGGGTTTGTCGCTCTATGTGCTGTGCGAGGGCTCGGTGATGGGCCTCTATTTCTCGGCGACCAAGCCGAAGCCGGGCTCGGAGCTGCCCAATCCCGACCTCAGCGGCCGCTATCATCTCGCCTGCCTCAACAGGGGCGTGCAGATGGGGCCCGGCGGCATGGTCTCGATGTCGACCGCCATGACGGACGAGTCCACGGCCGAGGCGATCGCGGGGATGTGCGCGGCGCTGGAGGATGTGCGGCCCTGA
- a CDS encoding CocE/NonD family hydrolase, whose protein sequence is MRIVTEFPRKIRMQDDVVIPLKDGTKLAARIWLPVDAERDPVPAILEYLPYRRRDGTAERDALTHPYTAGHGYACVRVDIRGTGDSEGVLLGEYLKQEQDDALEIIDWIARQPWCSGSVGMIGISWGGFNGLQVAARRPPALKAIVTIASTDDRYADDIHFMGGCLLGDKLSWGSTIFSINAAPPDPEIVGDRWRDMWLQRLEGDGLYFIDWLKHQRRDAFYKHGSVCEDWNAIQCAVYAVGGWADGYSNTIFRMLKNLKCPRKGLVGPWAHRYPHFGLPGPEIGFLQECLRWWDHWLKGKETGIMDEPMLRAWMEDPIAPSPSYAEKPGHWVAETSWPSPRIRPQTWSLMPGRLTEGEQAKGEVLKIRSPQATGLASGNWCPYGIGNDMSLDQRMEAGGSLLFDSAPLAQDLELLGAPVVNLEIAADRPNALVACTLSEIMPDGAVARISYGVLNLTHRESHENPTPLEPGKFYSVSIQLNELGHRFAAGNKLRLAISSSYWITVWPSPEPVTLSIRTGASRIGLPVRPKRAEDAALAPFPPSEGSSRLRKTMLEEGAPHRTISTDVATGRTLYQRVDDTGLFRVDDIDLTIRIMRDHKSTILPDDPTSARTVTHWKRSYGRGKWQVSAESWITLTSDRENFKVTATLDAFEGDRRIFSKNWDETIKRDLV, encoded by the coding sequence ATGCGTATCGTGACTGAATTCCCCCGCAAGATCCGGATGCAGGACGACGTGGTCATTCCGCTCAAGGACGGCACCAAGCTGGCCGCCCGGATCTGGCTCCCGGTCGATGCCGAGCGCGATCCGGTTCCGGCGATCCTCGAATATCTGCCCTATCGCCGCCGCGACGGCACGGCCGAGCGCGATGCGCTGACCCATCCCTATACCGCCGGCCATGGCTATGCTTGCGTGCGCGTCGATATCCGCGGCACCGGCGACAGCGAAGGCGTGCTGCTGGGCGAGTATCTGAAGCAGGAGCAGGACGACGCGCTCGAGATCATCGACTGGATCGCGCGCCAGCCCTGGTGCAGCGGGTCGGTCGGCATGATCGGCATCTCCTGGGGCGGCTTCAACGGCCTCCAGGTCGCGGCGCGCCGTCCGCCGGCGCTCAAGGCAATCGTGACCATCGCCTCGACCGACGACCGCTATGCCGACGACATCCATTTCATGGGCGGCTGTCTCCTCGGCGACAAGCTTTCCTGGGGCTCCACCATCTTCTCGATCAATGCGGCACCGCCCGATCCCGAGATCGTGGGCGATCGCTGGCGCGACATGTGGCTGCAGCGGCTCGAAGGCGACGGACTCTATTTCATCGACTGGCTGAAGCATCAGCGCCGCGACGCGTTCTACAAGCATGGCTCGGTCTGCGAGGACTGGAACGCGATCCAGTGCGCCGTCTATGCGGTGGGCGGCTGGGCCGACGGCTATTCCAACACCATCTTCCGCATGCTCAAGAACCTGAAATGCCCGCGCAAAGGGCTGGTCGGCCCCTGGGCGCACCGCTATCCGCATTTCGGCCTGCCGGGCCCCGAGATCGGCTTCCTGCAGGAATGCCTGCGCTGGTGGGATCACTGGCTCAAGGGCAAGGAGACCGGCATCATGGACGAGCCGATGCTGCGCGCCTGGATGGAAGATCCGATCGCGCCGAGCCCGTCCTATGCGGAGAAGCCCGGCCATTGGGTCGCGGAGACCTCATGGCCGAGCCCGCGCATCAGGCCGCAGACCTGGTCGCTCATGCCCGGTCGCCTGACCGAAGGCGAGCAAGCCAAGGGCGAGGTGCTGAAGATCCGCTCGCCGCAGGCGACCGGGCTCGCCTCAGGCAACTGGTGTCCCTATGGCATCGGCAACGACATGTCGCTCGACCAACGCATGGAAGCCGGCGGCTCGCTCTTGTTCGACAGCGCACCCCTGGCGCAGGATCTCGAATTGCTGGGGGCGCCGGTCGTCAATCTCGAGATCGCAGCCGACCGCCCAAACGCGCTCGTCGCCTGCACTCTCTCCGAGATCATGCCGGACGGGGCCGTCGCCCGCATCAGCTACGGCGTGCTCAACCTGACCCATCGCGAGAGCCACGAGAATCCGACGCCGCTCGAGCCCGGTAAGTTCTATTCGGTCAGCATCCAGCTCAACGAGCTGGGGCACCGTTTCGCCGCCGGCAACAAGCTGCGCCTCGCCATTTCGTCCTCCTACTGGATCACGGTCTGGCCGTCGCCGGAGCCCGTCACGTTGAGCATCCGGACGGGCGCCAGCCGCATCGGCCTGCCGGTGCGCCCGAAGCGTGCCGAAGACGCGGCCCTGGCACCGTTTCCGCCCTCGGAAGGCTCGTCCAGGCTGCGCAAGACGATGCTGGAGGAGGGGGCCCCCCATCGCACCATCAGCACCGACGTGGCGACGGGCCGGACCCTCTATCAGCGGGTCGACGATACGGGCCTGTTCCGGGTCGACGATATCGACCTGACCATCCGCATCATGCGCGACCACAAATCAACGATCCTTCCCGACGATCCGACCTCGGCCAGGACCGTCACCCATTGGAAGCGCAGCTATGGCCGCGGGAAATGGCAGGTGTCGGCCGAGAGCTGGATCACCCTCACCAGCGACCGCGAGAACTTCAAGGTCACGGCGACGCTCGATGCGTTCGAAGGCGACCGGCGCATCTTCTCGAAGAACTGGGACGAGACCATCAAGCGCGATCTGGTTTAG
- a CDS encoding FAD-dependent oxidoreductase, with protein MADPLPSHARVVVIGAGVVGSSVAYHLAAQGCKDVVLLERSKIGSGTSWHAAGNMETYRADPLIGDMIRYGVDFYPRIEAETGQALGWRRSGRVMYTCDPDRVAYFKGLPALGEARDVEIEYQTPHQVLEKLPVITDKGILAGAWIPSDGRINPTDLATAMARGAKMRGVKIVEDTPVTGMTTRNGRIASVSTDKGEIKCEAIVIASGLWSAHLGAMIGVRIPLHAVQHHYILTKPIDIVTRDLPLFISYDELIYGREDVGGLLVGFFDKHAIPVGPGDLPRDFSFGLLDSNWNQIEANMQIALERFPVLHNAEIRTLLNGPESFTPDMQMLLGEAPAVRGCYLACGMNSSGIALSAAAGKLTAEWILEGRPSMDATKLDIRRFADSQSITRFARDRASEVVTHMCKFAAPDLDFTHARGLRRSPLHAALASKGARFVTVQQWERPIWFAEHGTGDLASVGAEITAATSTVALFDRSSDAKFLVEGPRAGSLVAKLSGAAGDLPVGGVRFAPMLNAKGGVEVLAGVARLSDQSWLLLSEPEQATRLRSWAEWHRPVAGATLTDVTSGWAAVALAGPNSHALVHELAARKVDLAGSVQRVDLGYAPAMSVPWLRSFGAYLLVPTEFAADLHERLVETGKGHGLRHAGSLAAAALATRHGVPQFGAEASPQIAAVASGLDRLLDVEGNHGFIGRTAVIRDRKRQKGREVRAFTAAIAAPSIFSSAPVLLRNRLVGYVTSGAVIPTLGKAMLMGLIDRKADPLSCQVLLQGEKYPLTPWDRTGL; from the coding sequence ATGGCGGATCCACTGCCGAGCCACGCCCGTGTCGTCGTCATCGGCGCCGGCGTGGTCGGTTCCAGCGTCGCTTATCATCTGGCGGCGCAAGGCTGCAAGGATGTGGTCCTGCTGGAGCGCTCCAAGATCGGCAGCGGCACCAGCTGGCACGCGGCCGGCAATATGGAGACCTACCGCGCGGATCCGCTGATCGGCGACATGATCCGTTACGGCGTGGATTTCTATCCGCGCATCGAGGCCGAGACGGGCCAGGCCCTCGGCTGGCGGCGCTCGGGCCGGGTCATGTATACCTGCGACCCCGACCGCGTCGCCTATTTCAAAGGCCTTCCGGCGCTGGGCGAGGCGCGGGACGTCGAGATCGAATACCAGACCCCGCACCAGGTCCTCGAGAAGCTGCCGGTCATCACCGACAAGGGCATCCTGGCCGGCGCCTGGATCCCCAGCGACGGGCGCATCAACCCGACCGATCTCGCGACCGCGATGGCGCGCGGCGCCAAGATGCGCGGCGTCAAGATCGTCGAGGACACGCCCGTCACCGGCATGACGACCCGCAATGGCCGCATCGCCTCGGTCTCGACCGACAAGGGGGAGATCAAATGCGAGGCGATCGTGATCGCCTCGGGCCTCTGGTCGGCGCATCTGGGCGCCATGATCGGTGTCAGGATCCCGCTCCATGCGGTCCAGCATCACTACATCCTGACCAAGCCGATCGATATCGTGACCCGCGACTTGCCGCTCTTCATCTCCTATGACGAACTGATCTATGGCCGTGAGGATGTCGGTGGGCTGCTGGTCGGGTTCTTCGACAAGCATGCGATTCCGGTGGGCCCCGGCGACCTGCCGCGCGACTTCTCCTTCGGCCTCCTCGACAGCAACTGGAACCAGATCGAAGCCAACATGCAGATCGCGCTGGAACGCTTTCCGGTGCTGCACAACGCCGAGATCCGGACCCTGCTGAATGGGCCGGAGAGCTTCACGCCCGACATGCAGATGCTGCTGGGCGAAGCGCCCGCGGTGCGCGGCTGCTATCTCGCCTGCGGCATGAATTCCAGCGGCATCGCGCTCTCGGCCGCCGCCGGCAAGCTGACGGCCGAATGGATCCTCGAAGGCCGTCCCAGCATGGATGCCACCAAGCTCGACATCCGCCGCTTCGCCGACAGCCAGAGCATCACCCGCTTCGCCCGCGACCGCGCGAGCGAGGTGGTCACCCATATGTGCAAGTTCGCGGCGCCGGACCTGGATTTCACCCATGCGCGGGGCCTGCGCCGGTCGCCCCTGCATGCCGCCTTGGCATCGAAGGGCGCGCGGTTCGTCACGGTGCAGCAATGGGAGCGGCCGATCTGGTTCGCCGAGCACGGCACCGGCGATCTGGCCTCGGTCGGCGCCGAGATCACCGCGGCCACGAGCACGGTCGCGCTGTTCGACCGGTCGAGCGACGCGAAGTTCCTGGTCGAAGGCCCGCGTGCCGGCTCGCTGGTGGCGAAGCTGAGCGGGGCTGCCGGCGATCTGCCGGTCGGCGGCGTTCGTTTCGCGCCGATGCTCAATGCCAAGGGCGGGGTCGAGGTCCTGGCGGGCGTCGCGAGGCTGTCGGATCAGAGCTGGCTGCTGCTGAGCGAGCCCGAGCAGGCGACAAGGCTGCGCTCCTGGGCGGAATGGCACCGCCCGGTCGCCGGCGCCACGCTCACCGACGTCACCTCGGGCTGGGCCGCGGTTGCGCTCGCCGGGCCCAATTCGCACGCCCTGGTTCATGAGCTCGCCGCCCGCAAGGTCGATCTCGCCGGATCGGTCCAGCGCGTCGATCTCGGCTATGCGCCGGCGATGTCGGTGCCGTGGCTTCGCTCCTTCGGCGCCTATCTGCTGGTCCCCACGGAGTTCGCGGCCGATCTCCATGAGCGGCTGGTGGAGACGGGGAAGGGGCATGGCCTGCGCCATGCCGGGTCTCTGGCCGCGGCGGCATTGGCGACGCGCCATGGCGTGCCGCAGTTCGGCGCCGAGGCCAGCCCGCAGATCGCGGCCGTCGCCTCCGGTCTCGACCGCCTCCTCGATGTCGAGGGCAATCACGGCTTCATCGGCCGCACGGCGGTGATCCGCGATCGCAAGCGGCAGAAGGGCCGCGAGGTCCGGGCCTTCACCGCGGCGATCGCGGCGCCGTCGATCTTCAGCAGCGCGCCGGTGCTCCTGCGCAACCGCCTGGTCGGCTATGTCACCAGCGGTGCGGTCATCCCGACGCTGGGCAAGGCGATGCTGATGGGGTTGATCGACCGCAAGGCCGATCCGCTGTCTTGCCAGGTCCTGCTGCAGGGCGAGAAATATCCGCTCACGCCCTGGGACAGGACGGGACTGTGA
- a CDS encoding GntR family transcriptional regulator translates to MKTLDADLAPAGFPVSKLERETLHDRAYLELKRAIMSGAIRPGATITIRAMAAALGTSPMPVREALRRLVAERALDMLPTRSVTLPVITPDRFDEICRIRVTLEGLVTEAAAALIRPEELRQMQQANAEMWRLKRQQTAVYLAKNQEFHFVLYQAARMPTAMQMIESLWLQAGPLLNLALSEFGLRVGQDHHQSLLDALARRDGKAARQAIQDDISDAAIVIRKFLESRDNSAA, encoded by the coding sequence ATGAAGACTCTGGATGCCGATCTCGCGCCGGCCGGTTTTCCGGTCTCGAAGCTCGAGCGCGAGACGCTGCATGATCGCGCCTATCTCGAACTGAAGCGCGCGATCATGTCCGGCGCGATCCGGCCCGGCGCCACCATCACGATCCGCGCGATGGCCGCGGCCCTCGGCACCAGCCCGATGCCGGTGCGCGAAGCATTGCGCCGCCTGGTGGCGGAGCGGGCACTCGACATGCTGCCGACGCGCTCGGTCACGCTGCCGGTGATCACGCCGGACCGGTTCGACGAGATCTGCCGCATCCGGGTCACGCTCGAAGGGCTGGTCACGGAAGCGGCGGCGGCCCTGATCCGGCCCGAAGAGCTGCGGCAGATGCAGCAGGCCAACGCCGAGATGTGGCGGCTGAAGCGCCAGCAGACGGCGGTCTATCTTGCCAAGAACCAGGAGTTCCATTTCGTGCTGTATCAGGCGGCGCGCATGCCGACCGCGATGCAGATGATCGAATCCCTCTGGCTGCAGGCGGGGCCGCTGCTCAATCTCGCGCTCTCCGAATTCGGCCTCAGGGTCGGACAGGATCATCACCAGAGCCTGCTCGATGCGCTGGCCAGGCGCGACGGCAAGGCGGCCCGCCAGGCGATCCAGGACGACATCAGCGATGCAGCCATCGTCATTCGCAAATTCCTGGAGTCGCGCGACAACTCCGCGGCCTGA